In a genomic window of Ralstonia nicotianae:
- the queD gene encoding 6-carboxytetrahydropterin synthase QueD — MTKTVSITRRLEFDAGHRIPGHAGQCRNLHGHRYQLELTLSGEVLHNDKATDDGMILDFGDVKTLAAKHLVELWDHAFLVYRGDTKVVEFLEGMEGGHKTVVLDDVPTVENLAQIAFDILEPVFRNVYGHHLRLSKLVLYETPNCWADVKLARPHEQD, encoded by the coding sequence ATGACCAAGACCGTTTCCATCACGCGCCGGCTCGAATTCGATGCCGGCCACCGCATCCCGGGGCACGCCGGCCAATGCCGCAACCTGCACGGCCACCGCTACCAGCTCGAGCTGACGCTGTCCGGCGAAGTGCTGCACAACGACAAGGCCACCGATGACGGCATGATCCTCGACTTCGGCGACGTGAAGACGCTCGCCGCCAAGCACCTGGTCGAGCTGTGGGACCACGCTTTCCTGGTCTATCGCGGCGACACCAAGGTGGTCGAGTTCCTCGAAGGCATGGAGGGCGGCCACAAGACCGTGGTGCTGGACGACGTGCCCACCGTCGAGAACCTCGCGCAGATCGCGTTCGACATCCTCGAGCCGGTGTTCCGCAACGTCTACGGGCACCACCTGCGGCTGTCCAAGCTGGTGCTGTACGAAACCCCCAATTGCTGGGCGGATGTGAAGCTCGCGCGTCCGCACGAGCAGGATTGA
- the thpR gene encoding RNA 2',3'-cyclic phosphodiesterase gives MTQLTLPGFEAIPQVPAHRLFLAVKPDADAARRIAQRVALLRPDVGFKARPLRVERLHVTLHHLGDFVELPDTLVARACEAAAGVALPPFEVIFDQVVSFHGRRDHRPFVLTGGVGLHALIDFQHALGAALERAGLRVPQARFVPHVTLLYDRGGFAPKPIEPISWTVREFVLIDSWLGRTRYDEKGRWPLREGGLSS, from the coding sequence GTGACCCAACTTACGCTGCCCGGATTCGAAGCGATACCGCAGGTGCCCGCGCACCGCCTGTTCCTGGCGGTCAAGCCCGATGCGGATGCGGCCAGACGCATCGCGCAGCGGGTCGCGCTGCTGCGGCCGGACGTCGGCTTCAAGGCCAGGCCGCTGCGCGTGGAGCGGCTGCACGTCACGCTGCATCACCTGGGGGATTTCGTCGAACTGCCGGACACCCTGGTGGCGCGTGCCTGCGAGGCCGCGGCCGGCGTTGCGCTGCCGCCGTTCGAGGTGATATTCGACCAGGTGGTGAGCTTCCACGGCCGGCGCGACCACCGGCCCTTCGTCCTGACGGGCGGTGTCGGCCTGCATGCCTTGATCGACTTCCAGCATGCGCTGGGCGCTGCGCTCGAGCGCGCCGGGCTGCGTGTTCCGCAGGCGCGCTTCGTGCCGCACGTGACCCTGCTGTACGACCGCGGCGGCTTTGCGCCGAAGCCGATCGAGCCGATCAGCTGGACGGTGCGCGAGTTCGTGCTGATCGACAGCTGGCTCGGCAGGACGCGCTATGACGAGAAAGGGCGATGGCCGCTGCGGGAGGGCGGCCTATCGTCCTGA
- a CDS encoding type II toxin-antitoxin system HipA family toxin, with product MAHPELHLWMNGEHVGIWTASRAGVPILRYDDAWLRSPNMRPLSLSLPIPAGVPELRGQVVDDYFDNLLPEAQPIRERVRRRFGLASTDAAELLAAIGRDCVGAVQLLPPGMAPTGYDRIDSEPLTDSQVDTLLRNLTATPALGEDAGDPDAFRISIAGAQEKTALLRIGDAWHRPLGATPTTHILKLPLGLIGNIRADMQDSVDNEWLCAQLLAAWGLEVARTEIARFGTSKVLAVERFDRRWMPGNAWIARLPQEDFCQATGTPAHRKYENDGGPGMRACLDLLSASEHAIDDKRRFVLAQLAFWLLAATDGHAKNFSLAIGRGGRFRMTPLYDVLSVWPIMGDGPNQLSPYRARLAMALRGKNAHARLADIHVRHWQALAAQSGVPDAFADMQALVERVPAGLERVEAILPPDFSGRVWSSVRTGVLAQAERFLNELASVTP from the coding sequence ATGGCGCATCCCGAACTGCATCTGTGGATGAACGGCGAGCATGTCGGCATCTGGACCGCCAGCCGCGCCGGCGTGCCGATCCTGCGCTATGACGACGCCTGGCTGCGCTCGCCCAACATGCGGCCGCTGTCGCTGTCGCTGCCGATCCCGGCCGGTGTGCCCGAGCTGCGCGGCCAGGTGGTCGACGACTACTTCGACAACCTGCTGCCCGAGGCCCAGCCCATCCGCGAGCGCGTGCGGCGCCGCTTCGGCCTCGCCTCCACGGATGCCGCCGAATTGCTGGCCGCCATCGGCCGCGACTGCGTGGGCGCCGTGCAACTGCTGCCGCCCGGCATGGCCCCCACCGGCTACGATCGCATCGACAGCGAGCCGCTCACCGACAGCCAGGTCGACACGCTGCTGCGCAACCTCACCGCCACGCCCGCGCTGGGCGAGGACGCCGGCGACCCCGACGCCTTCCGCATCTCCATTGCCGGCGCGCAGGAGAAAACCGCCCTGCTGCGCATCGGCGATGCCTGGCACCGGCCGCTGGGCGCCACGCCCACCACGCACATCCTCAAGCTGCCGCTGGGGCTGATCGGCAACATCCGCGCCGACATGCAGGACTCGGTCGACAACGAATGGCTGTGCGCGCAGCTGCTGGCGGCCTGGGGGCTGGAGGTGGCGCGCACCGAGATCGCCCGCTTCGGCACCAGCAAAGTGCTGGCGGTCGAGCGCTTCGACCGTCGCTGGATGCCGGGTAACGCCTGGATCGCGCGCCTGCCGCAGGAGGACTTCTGCCAGGCCACCGGCACGCCCGCGCACCGCAAATACGAAAACGACGGCGGCCCCGGCATGCGCGCCTGCCTCGACCTGCTGTCCGCGTCCGAACACGCCATCGACGACAAGCGCCGCTTCGTGCTGGCGCAACTTGCCTTCTGGCTGCTGGCCGCCACCGACGGGCACGCGAAGAACTTCTCGCTGGCGATCGGGCGCGGCGGGCGCTTCCGCATGACGCCGCTGTACGACGTGCTCTCGGTCTGGCCGATCATGGGCGACGGGCCGAACCAGTTGTCGCCCTATCGCGCGCGGCTGGCGATGGCCCTGCGCGGCAAGAACGCGCATGCGCGGCTGGCCGACATCCACGTGCGCCACTGGCAGGCGCTGGCGGCGCAATCCGGCGTGCCGGACGCGTTCGCCGACATGCAGGCGCTGGTCGAGCGCGTGCCGGCGGGTCTCGAGCGGGTCGAGGCGATCCTGCCGCCCGACTTCTCGGGCCGGGTCTGGAGCAGCGTGCGCACCGGCGTGCTCGCGCAGGCCGAGCGCTTTCTCAACGAACTGGCGTCCGTCACCCCATGA
- a CDS encoding helix-turn-helix transcriptional regulator, translating into MESLLSSAPQLSAHLKSLRKARGLTQAQLGALLGVSQNRIADIEKDPGAVGFEQLLRILHALGAQLTLRTSAPAAAAPADW; encoded by the coding sequence ATGGAGTCCCTGCTCTCCTCGGCGCCGCAGCTGTCGGCGCATCTGAAATCGTTGCGCAAGGCGCGCGGACTCACGCAGGCCCAGTTAGGCGCACTGCTGGGCGTCAGCCAGAACCGCATCGCCGACATCGAAAAAGACCCGGGCGCGGTCGGCTTCGAGCAGTTGCTGCGCATCCTGCACGCGCTCGGCGCGCAGCTGACGCTGCGCACGTCCGCGCCCGCCGCCGCCGCGCCCGCCGACTGGTAA
- the ldcA gene encoding muramoyltetrapeptide carboxypeptidase: MTTVRLIAPSGYPNDSAIAERGVAFLQGQGCAVVNQACLARQHQRFAGGELARLADLHQIGTGGGQEIAMAIRGGYGLTRLLDHIDFIGIGRRAQATDAIIVGHSDFTAFSLAYLAATGGVTFAGPHVCSDFGLETVDPFMVEHFWGILRNPAYTLRVDAPQPGDCARPGRYAGTLWGGNLAMLCSLVGTPYLPNIRDGILFVEDINEHPYRVERMLLQLQQAGVLEAQQALVLGDFSGYKTTPYDAGYDFGAMFAYLAEHLSIPVVSGLPFGHCPTKATLPVGAQAELDVDAEGFTLRLSGYPTLPG; the protein is encoded by the coding sequence ATGACCACTGTCCGCCTGATCGCGCCCTCCGGCTATCCGAACGATTCCGCCATCGCCGAGCGTGGCGTGGCGTTCCTGCAGGGGCAGGGCTGCGCGGTGGTCAACCAGGCATGCCTGGCGCGCCAGCACCAGCGCTTTGCCGGCGGCGAGCTGGCGCGGCTGGCCGATCTGCACCAGATCGGCACCGGCGGCGGCCAGGAGATCGCCATGGCCATCCGCGGCGGCTACGGGCTGACGCGGCTGCTGGACCACATCGACTTCATCGGCATCGGCCGGCGCGCGCAGGCGACCGACGCCATCATCGTCGGCCACAGCGACTTCACCGCGTTCTCGCTGGCCTACCTGGCCGCGACCGGCGGCGTGACCTTCGCCGGCCCGCACGTGTGCTCGGACTTCGGGCTGGAGACGGTCGATCCGTTCATGGTCGAGCACTTCTGGGGCATCCTGCGCAATCCGGCCTATACCCTGCGGGTGGACGCGCCGCAGCCCGGCGACTGCGCGCGTCCGGGCCGCTACGCCGGCACGCTGTGGGGCGGCAACCTGGCGATGCTGTGCAGCCTGGTCGGCACGCCGTACCTGCCGAACATCCGTGACGGCATCCTCTTCGTCGAGGACATCAACGAGCATCCCTACCGCGTCGAGCGGATGCTGCTGCAACTGCAGCAGGCCGGCGTGCTGGAGGCGCAGCAGGCGCTGGTGCTGGGCGATTTTTCCGGCTACAAGACCACGCCCTACGATGCCGGCTACGACTTCGGCGCCATGTTTGCGTATCTGGCCGAGCACCTGTCGATCCCGGTGGTCAGCGGCCTGCCGTTCGGCCATTGCCCGACCAAGGCGACGCTGCCCGTCGGCGCGCAGGCCGAGCTGGACGTGGACGCGGAGGGCTTCACCTTGCGCCTGTCGGGCTACCCGACGCTGCCCGGCTAG
- the tadA gene encoding tRNA adenosine(34) deaminase TadA — translation MTTPHVLTPPPGMSAHERDGYWMQQALVQARLAWGEGEVPVGAVVVRGNEIVGVGYNAPIGTHDPSAHAEMRALRQAAVRLGNYRLPECEVFVTLEPCVMCAGAMLHARVARVVYGAPDPKTGAAGSVLDLFAEARLNHQTAIIGSVLAQDCGDMLRAFFAERRASQRAARMASASDDSASVA, via the coding sequence ATGACGACTCCCCACGTGCTGACGCCGCCGCCAGGCATGTCCGCCCACGAGCGCGACGGCTACTGGATGCAGCAGGCGCTGGTGCAGGCCCGCCTGGCGTGGGGCGAGGGCGAGGTGCCGGTGGGCGCGGTGGTGGTGCGGGGCAACGAGATCGTCGGGGTCGGCTATAACGCGCCGATCGGTACGCACGATCCGTCCGCCCATGCCGAGATGCGCGCGCTGCGGCAGGCCGCCGTCAGGCTGGGCAATTACCGCCTGCCCGAATGCGAAGTGTTCGTGACGCTGGAGCCGTGCGTGATGTGCGCGGGCGCCATGCTGCACGCCCGCGTGGCGCGCGTCGTCTACGGCGCGCCCGATCCCAAGACCGGCGCGGCCGGCAGCGTGCTGGACCTGTTTGCCGAGGCGCGCCTGAACCACCAGACCGCCATCATCGGCAGCGTGCTCGCGCAGGACTGCGGCGACATGCTGCGCGCCTTCTTCGCCGAGCGCCGCGCCAGCCAGCGCGCCGCGCGCATGGCCTCCGCCTCCGACGATTCCGCTTCCGTCGCATGA
- the pcaG gene encoding protocatechuate 3,4-dioxygenase subunit alpha, with the protein MMTMTTLRESLERTQAMAPTTTPPFVHYDETASQTGGPYVHIGLAPRQAGFDIYEKAFGNVLTTSATRGEHIKLEGRVHDGSGTLVRDVLIEIWQANADGKYAHPGDRQDKPIDPAFRGWGRTGADFDTGIYRFETIKPGAVAGRGAAVQAPHICMVLFARGINLGLHTRVYFSDEAEANSRDPVLTGIEWEVRRQTLIARRDERNGEVVYTFDVRLQDTPDGGAETVFFDI; encoded by the coding sequence ATGATGACGATGACCACGCTGCGGGAATCCCTGGAACGCACCCAGGCGATGGCCCCGACCACGACCCCGCCGTTCGTGCACTACGACGAGACCGCCTCGCAGACGGGCGGCCCGTATGTGCACATCGGCCTGGCGCCGCGCCAGGCGGGGTTCGATATCTACGAGAAGGCATTCGGCAATGTGCTGACCACGTCTGCCACGCGCGGCGAGCACATCAAACTGGAAGGACGGGTCCATGACGGCTCCGGCACGCTGGTGCGCGACGTGCTGATCGAGATCTGGCAGGCCAATGCCGACGGCAAATATGCGCACCCCGGCGACCGCCAGGATAAGCCCATCGACCCGGCCTTCCGGGGCTGGGGCCGCACCGGCGCCGATTTCGACACGGGCATCTATCGTTTCGAGACCATCAAGCCCGGTGCCGTGGCGGGGCGCGGTGCCGCGGTGCAGGCACCGCACATCTGCATGGTGCTGTTCGCGCGCGGCATCAACCTGGGGCTGCACACCCGCGTGTACTTCAGCGACGAGGCCGAGGCCAACAGCCGCGACCCGGTATTGACCGGCATCGAGTGGGAAGTGCGCCGCCAGACCCTGATCGCCCGGCGCGACGAACGCAACGGCGAGGTGGTCTACACCTTCGACGTGCGCCTGCAGGATACGCCGGACGGCGGCGCCGAAACGGTCTTCTTCGATATCTGA
- a CDS encoding ABC-F family ATPase: MLSTANITMQFGPKPLFENISVKFGEGNRYGLIGANGCGKSTFMKILGSDLEPSAGNVMLEPGVRLGKLRQDQFAYEDMRVLDVVMMGHTEMWAAAQERDAIYANPEATDDDYMKAADLEAKYAEYDGYTAEARAGELLLGVGIPIDQHNGPMSSVAPGWKLRVLLAQALFSNPDVLLLDEPTNNLDINTIRWLESVLNERNSTMIIISHDRHFLNSVCTHMADMDYGTLKVYPGNYDDYMEASIQARERLQAANARAKERISDLQDFVRRFSANKSKARQATSRLKMIDKIKVEDIKPSSRQNPFIRFEFEKKLHNLAVEAENARKTYDRKIFDGLTMAVRAGEKIAIIGENGAGKTTLLRSLLNHSVKTGVQRGIDVDGGIIKWAEHANVGYMPQDTYEEFPEDRDLMDWMSQWTQAGDDDQSLRGTMGRLLFSADDIKKSVKVLSGGEKGRMIWGKLMLGRHNVLALDEPTNHMDMESIESLQVALDKFEGTLIFVSHDREFVSGLATRVIEVRPDGTLTDYLGTYDEYLQSQGVEV, translated from the coding sequence GTGCTTTCCACCGCCAACATCACCATGCAGTTCGGGCCCAAGCCCTTGTTCGAGAACATCTCGGTCAAGTTCGGTGAGGGCAATCGCTATGGCCTGATCGGCGCCAACGGCTGCGGCAAGTCGACCTTCATGAAGATCCTGGGCAGCGATCTGGAGCCGAGCGCAGGCAATGTGATGCTGGAGCCGGGCGTGCGCCTGGGCAAGCTGCGCCAGGACCAGTTCGCCTACGAAGACATGCGCGTGCTCGACGTGGTGATGATGGGCCACACCGAGATGTGGGCCGCCGCGCAGGAGCGCGACGCCATCTACGCCAACCCGGAAGCGACCGACGACGACTACATGAAGGCCGCCGACCTGGAGGCCAAGTACGCCGAATACGACGGCTACACCGCTGAGGCCCGCGCGGGCGAACTGCTGCTCGGCGTCGGTATCCCGATCGATCAGCACAACGGCCCGATGAGCAGCGTCGCCCCCGGCTGGAAGCTGCGCGTGCTGCTGGCGCAGGCGCTGTTCTCGAATCCGGACGTGCTGCTGCTGGACGAGCCGACCAACAACCTCGACATCAACACGATCCGCTGGCTGGAATCGGTGCTCAACGAGCGCAATTCCACCATGATCATCATCTCCCACGATCGCCACTTCCTGAACTCGGTCTGTACCCACATGGCCGACATGGACTACGGCACGCTCAAGGTCTACCCGGGCAACTACGACGACTACATGGAAGCCTCCATCCAGGCGCGCGAACGCCTGCAGGCCGCCAATGCGCGCGCCAAGGAGCGCATCTCCGACCTGCAGGACTTCGTGCGCCGCTTCTCGGCCAACAAGTCCAAGGCGCGCCAGGCCACGTCGCGCCTGAAGATGATCGACAAGATCAAGGTGGAAGACATCAAGCCGTCGTCGCGCCAGAACCCGTTCATCCGCTTCGAGTTCGAGAAGAAGCTGCACAACCTGGCGGTGGAAGCCGAGAACGCGCGCAAGACGTACGACCGCAAGATCTTCGACGGCCTGACCATGGCCGTGCGCGCCGGCGAGAAGATCGCCATCATCGGCGAGAACGGCGCGGGCAAGACCACGCTGCTGCGCTCGCTGCTCAACCACTCGGTCAAGACCGGCGTGCAGCGCGGCATCGACGTGGACGGCGGCATCATCAAGTGGGCCGAGCACGCCAACGTCGGCTACATGCCGCAGGACACCTACGAAGAATTCCCCGAAGACCGCGACCTGATGGACTGGATGAGCCAGTGGACGCAGGCCGGCGACGACGACCAATCGCTGCGCGGCACGATGGGCCGCCTGCTGTTCTCGGCCGACGACATCAAGAAGAGCGTCAAGGTGCTCTCCGGCGGCGAGAAGGGCCGCATGATCTGGGGCAAGCTGATGCTGGGCCGCCACAACGTGCTGGCGCTGGACGAGCCGACCAACCACATGGACATGGAGTCGATCGAGTCGCTGCAGGTCGCGCTGGACAAGTTCGAGGGCACGCTGATCTTCGTCTCGCACGACCGCGAGTTCGTCAGCGGCCTGGCCACTCGCGTCATCGAAGTGCGGCCGGACGGCACGCTGACCGACTACCTCGGCACGTATGACGAGTATCTGCAGAGCCAGGGCGTGGAGGTCTGA
- the queE gene encoding 7-carboxy-7-deazaguanine synthase gives MTYAVKEIFYTLQGEGANTGRAAVFCRFAGCNLWSGREADRAAAICQFCDTDFVGTDGTLGGKYPTADALADTVAAQWPAAATGGRPLVVCTGGEPLLQLDRPLIDALHARGFEIAIETNGTLAVPDGIDWVCVSPKMGAELVVTRGDELKVVIPQPGQDLDAYERLDFRHFFLQPMDGPLARQNTALAVELCQRRPRWHLSLQTHKMLGIR, from the coding sequence ATGACTTACGCCGTCAAGGAAATCTTCTACACGCTGCAGGGCGAGGGTGCCAACACCGGCCGCGCAGCCGTGTTCTGCCGCTTCGCGGGCTGCAACCTGTGGAGCGGCCGCGAGGCCGACCGCGCCGCCGCCATCTGCCAGTTCTGTGACACCGATTTCGTCGGCACGGACGGCACGCTGGGCGGCAAATATCCCACCGCCGATGCACTTGCCGACACCGTCGCCGCCCAATGGCCGGCCGCGGCCACGGGCGGGCGGCCGCTGGTGGTCTGCACCGGCGGCGAGCCGCTGCTGCAGCTCGACCGGCCCCTGATCGACGCGCTGCACGCGCGCGGCTTCGAGATCGCCATCGAGACCAACGGCACCCTTGCCGTGCCGGACGGCATCGACTGGGTTTGCGTGAGCCCGAAAATGGGCGCCGAACTGGTCGTCACCCGCGGCGACGAGCTCAAGGTGGTGATCCCGCAGCCAGGCCAGGACCTCGACGCCTACGAACGGCTGGATTTCCGGCATTTCTTCCTGCAGCCCATGGATGGGCCGCTGGCGCGCCAGAATACGGCGCTGGCCGTCGAGCTGTGCCAGCGTCGTCCGCGCTGGCATCTGTCGCTGCAAACCCATAAGATGCTGGGCATCCGCTGA
- a CDS encoding MFS transporter: MTADPRPDVLRRLPPGIWVLGGVSLLMDVASEMIHSLLPMFMVSALGASALTVGLVEGLAESTALIVKIFSGALSDYLGRRKGLTVFGYALGAVSKPLFALAPTAGLVLAARLLDRVGKGVRGAPRDALVADIAPPELRGAAFGLRQSLDTVGAFLGPLLAVGLMLRWANDFRAVFWVAVVPGLLSVALLAFGLREPAARAATHRANPIRRANLRRLTRAYWWVVAIGAVFTLARFSEAFLVLRAQRGGVPIALVPLVMVAMNVVYALSAYPFGKLSDRVSHTGLLALGLVVLIAADLVLGATDHWGAVLAGVALWGVHMGITQGLLATMVADTAPADLRGTAYGAFNLVSGIAMLVASALAGWLWDAHGAAATFHAGAVFCGLALALLAIGRPWQAASR, from the coding sequence ATGACCGCAGACCCGCGCCCCGACGTCCTGCGCCGCCTGCCGCCCGGCATCTGGGTTCTGGGTGGCGTCAGCCTGCTGATGGACGTCGCCTCCGAGATGATCCACAGCCTGCTGCCGATGTTCATGGTCTCGGCGCTGGGCGCGAGCGCGCTTACGGTCGGCCTCGTCGAAGGGCTGGCCGAATCGACGGCACTGATCGTCAAGATCTTCTCCGGCGCGCTCAGCGACTACCTCGGCAGACGCAAGGGACTGACGGTGTTCGGCTACGCGCTGGGCGCCGTGTCCAAGCCGCTGTTCGCGTTGGCGCCCACCGCGGGCCTCGTGCTGGCGGCGCGGCTGCTGGACCGCGTCGGCAAGGGCGTGCGCGGCGCACCGCGCGATGCGCTAGTCGCCGACATCGCCCCGCCGGAACTGCGCGGCGCGGCCTTCGGGCTACGGCAATCGCTCGACACCGTGGGCGCGTTCCTCGGGCCGCTGCTGGCGGTCGGGCTCATGCTGCGGTGGGCGAACGATTTCCGCGCGGTGTTCTGGGTGGCCGTGGTGCCGGGCCTGCTCTCGGTGGCGCTGCTGGCCTTCGGCCTGCGCGAACCGGCGGCCCGCGCGGCCACGCACCGCGCCAACCCGATCCGCCGCGCCAACCTGCGGCGGCTCACCCGCGCCTACTGGTGGGTCGTCGCCATCGGTGCCGTCTTCACGCTCGCCCGCTTCAGCGAAGCGTTTCTCGTGCTGCGCGCCCAGCGGGGCGGCGTGCCGATCGCGCTGGTGCCGCTAGTGATGGTGGCGATGAACGTGGTCTATGCGCTGTCCGCCTATCCGTTCGGCAAGCTGTCGGACCGCGTCAGCCATACCGGTCTGCTGGCGCTGGGCCTCGTCGTGCTGATCGCCGCGGACCTCGTGCTCGGCGCCACCGACCACTGGGGCGCCGTGCTGGCGGGCGTCGCGCTGTGGGGCGTCCATATGGGCATCACGCAGGGGCTGCTGGCCACCATGGTGGCCGACACCGCCCCCGCCGACCTGCGCGGCACCGCCTACGGCGCCTTCAACCTGGTCAGCGGCATCGCCATGCTGGTAGCCAGCGCCCTGGCCGGCTGGCTGTGGGATGCCCACGGCGCCGCCGCCACCTTCCACGCCGGCGCCGTGTTCTGCGGACTGGCACTGGCCCTGCTCGCCATCGGCCGCCCGTGGCAGGCGGCGTCGCGCTGA
- a CDS encoding DsbA family protein: protein MATLHYIFDPLCGWCYGAAPLVEAARTVPGLAVAFHGGGMLAGPNRRAVTPQWRSYVMPHDHRIAELTGQPFGTPYFEGLLRDTTAVMDSEPPITAALAAQAIGGRGLDMIHRVQRAHYEEGRRIADAPVLRELAVDLGLPADVFDAECARQSGALTQQHIAASRRLLDRVGGQGYPTFVLEDGEGRMGVVDAGAWLGRPEAWAQALAQHLAAGTATPAAAGVHEAAPACGPDSCALPGTSA from the coding sequence ATGGCAACCTTGCACTACATCTTCGACCCGCTGTGCGGCTGGTGCTACGGCGCCGCGCCGCTGGTGGAAGCGGCCCGCACGGTACCGGGCCTCGCCGTCGCCTTCCACGGCGGCGGCATGCTGGCCGGCCCCAACCGCCGCGCTGTGACGCCGCAATGGCGCAGCTACGTGATGCCGCACGACCACCGCATCGCCGAGCTGACCGGCCAGCCCTTCGGCACGCCCTACTTCGAGGGCCTGCTGCGCGACACCACAGCCGTGATGGACTCCGAACCGCCGATCACCGCGGCGCTGGCGGCACAGGCCATTGGCGGACGCGGCCTCGACATGATCCACAGGGTGCAGCGCGCGCACTATGAAGAAGGCCGGCGCATCGCCGATGCGCCGGTCCTGCGCGAACTGGCCGTCGACCTCGGCCTGCCCGCCGACGTGTTCGATGCCGAATGCGCACGGCAGTCCGGTGCGCTCACGCAGCAGCACATCGCCGCCAGCCGGCGCCTGCTCGATCGCGTGGGCGGCCAGGGTTACCCCACCTTCGTGCTGGAAGACGGCGAGGGCCGGATGGGCGTGGTGGATGCCGGCGCATGGCTGGGCCGTCCCGAGGCCTGGGCGCAGGCGCTGGCACAGCATCTCGCGGCCGGCACCGCGACGCCCGCGGCAGCCGGCGTGCATGAAGCCGCGCCGGCCTGCGGCCCCGACAGCTGCGCACTGCCCGGCACATCCGCCTGA
- a CDS encoding isocitrate lyase/PEP mutase family protein, whose protein sequence is MPTQTEKAQAFRTLHERSGAFVIPNPWDPGSARLLAVLGFEALTSTSAGFAFSRGLPDYGAGRDAILAHVADLAAATDLPVAADLENGFGDDPQTVAETIRLAGATGIVGGSIEDATGRADAPIYSLEASAERIRAAVEAARSLSFPFTLTARAENHLHGRNDLADTIRRLQAYQDAGADVLYAPGLKTHEEIATVLREVDRPVNVMMGFADGNLSVAELAALGVKRVSVGGALARAALGAFLRAAEELRATGTFSFAHDAAGTARLNGLFAPFAPTLA, encoded by the coding sequence ATGCCGACCCAGACCGAAAAAGCCCAGGCCTTCCGCACCCTGCACGAACGCAGCGGCGCCTTCGTCATTCCCAACCCGTGGGACCCGGGCTCGGCCCGCCTGCTGGCGGTGCTGGGCTTCGAGGCGCTCACCAGCACCAGCGCCGGCTTCGCGTTCTCGCGCGGGCTGCCGGATTACGGCGCCGGCCGCGATGCCATCCTCGCGCACGTGGCGGACCTGGCCGCCGCCACCGACCTGCCCGTGGCCGCCGACCTGGAGAACGGCTTCGGCGACGATCCCCAGACGGTGGCCGAGACCATCCGCCTGGCGGGCGCGACCGGCATCGTCGGCGGTTCGATCGAAGATGCCACGGGCCGGGCCGACGCGCCCATCTATTCGCTCGAAGCCTCGGCCGAGCGGATACGGGCCGCCGTCGAAGCCGCCCGTTCGCTGTCCTTCCCCTTCACGCTCACCGCACGGGCGGAGAACCACCTGCACGGCCGCAACGACCTGGCCGACACCATCCGCCGCCTGCAGGCCTACCAGGACGCGGGCGCCGATGTGCTCTACGCACCCGGCCTGAAGACGCATGAAGAAATCGCCACCGTGCTGCGCGAGGTCGATCGCCCCGTCAACGTGATGATGGGCTTTGCCGACGGCAACCTGAGCGTGGCCGAACTGGCGGCGCTGGGCGTCAAGCGCGTCAGCGTGGGCGGCGCCCTGGCCCGCGCGGCGCTGGGCGCCTTCCTGCGCGCCGCCGAGGAACTCCGCGCCACGGGGACGTTCTCCTTCGCGCACGATGCCGCGGGCACAGCCAGGCTCAACGGCCTGTTTGCGCCGTTTGCCCCGACGCTTGCCTGA